CTTCATGGTTGGGAAAGTCACCGACTACTGAAGCATCCCATTTCATTTCTGTATGGATCTGATTTTTAGGAGATTCTTCCTTATATTGTGCTTAAATCTACATTCttataattttacaaattaatCTTTCTACCTTTCGAAAATGCcagtgataattttttaaataggaaaaaaaagaaagtaccaATATAATTCATacattgaattttgtatttgaaataATCTTTCTTGTATAAGCTCAAGTTGTATACCTGGTTTCCTGGATGTAGGCATCATTTTAGCTCATGTTAACTTTAGTGATTCTCCCTTCATCTTACAATGGAATAAGGCTATTGATGACTTCAGGATCTCAGACACAACAACTCTAGCCCCTGCCTTTGTTTTTGTGGCATATGGGGTGGGGAAAAATGGACCATTCTGAATCTTTCTTGCTCTCTTGTTATCCCTCAGTTCTGAACTATTTTTTTCTGTGGAGCAAACTTCCCATCCCTCACTCTTCCTGCCATATTAATGGTGCCCTTCCCATAACTAGGAACCTTTTCTAACTGAGCAGAATTTATTCTACCTGCACATCTACTTTTAGGAATACACAtcagttattttatttaaaagataattgcaaggcagctaggtgactcagtggattgagagctaggctcaaaaatgggagggcctgggttcaaatttgaccccaaaaATTTCTTAGCTCTttaaccccaggcaaatcacttaaccctcattgtctaaactttaccactcttctgccttagaaccaatgcacagtatttattctaaaatggaaggtaagggtttaaaaaaaaagattactgatCTGGCTTTCaggcatttcctagttgtgtaaccctgggcaagtcacttaacctccactgccaagcccttattgctcttatgccttggaatccCACAgccttgattccaagactgaaggtaaaggttataaaaaaaaactgaacaaagcATTGAATGTCAATAGATACAGTTAAACTTATTTAGTAGTTATTTatctttaaattaataaatttcaatGTATAAAATGTTATAACAATTTTTGTTACTTCCTCTAATTCCTCATCAGGATTCCACTCATTGACATTCATTTTACTTCTTAGATAGCCAGAACTAGCTGGCTTCTGTACCCATGTAATTTTTTCACTCTATGTTATTTGATAAATGTCTTGCTATAGTTTTTTGTATTCCTCATTTTTGCATTATAGCAAATTGACTTAAAGTATTACATCACAATAATTTATTacaaattatttaactattatcCTATTATAGGATTGTTTTGATGGGTTTTATTCTTACATTTATACTTATTGATGCTCTGAAAATCATTGATCACTTTAATACTTTCAGAATATATTCCCCCAAATGTAGTTATTTGCTCAATATTGTGTAAtgccagattgttctccaaaaacATTTTAGGACTTTGTaatttcatctgcaaagaatgaggATACAAATTCCTAATCAAACAACAGtgttgaatttttattatttcctacatattttatgAGTTTGAGATGTTACCACAaagttatattaatttatatctttCTTATTAGTAGTAAATGAGCATTTTCAATTTATTGTTAAGAATCTGAAGAATTTGTTTTGGTTCATGATACATGTTTGTAAGAGAAGTTTTGTTTTCATTACTTTCAAAATTGGGGAGGCTAGGTAAGAGAAAGAATGCAGATCTcaagataaataatatttaatttaaaatatttgtattcgTTTTCAAAAATTGTTCCTATCTTTTATTATTAGGAGAgaatttcttctgtgtttttaaataatttcttataaatttattttagatGTCAAGTTACTATCTGCCATAACTATAATCAATACGTTTCCCATTTCActgttattctctttttaaatgcatttatttcaaatttgtttttattcttatattagAAAGAATATCTATGTTTGCAATTAATTCCTTATTGAATTATGGATCATTATCCCTACATGATTAAGATAAGTGTTTTGTTCTACTTTCTTTGATGATTTTGAacttaaatacatatattttcttttgtaaatatattatttttaatatttgttcacCTTTATGTCTTACTCACAATTAATTTTCACCACAAAAGAATACGACTTATAAAAAACattctataatttcatttataaattatttaagtTCTAAGTATGTTTCCTGGAGTTTCCAAAGCTTTGAGAGCTGAAAGTGtttagaggtcacctagtccaactccactttaaatataaggaaactgagacacagaaagaggAATTGACTGGTTGAAAATAACCTAAAATTGTAGATCTTGCATTAAAACTTaagtcttctaactctaaatctagtgTTCACTCCATTACAAAATGAGGGATGGCCAAATTTCCATTTTGATAACTTCTCACTTCCTTTCCTTGTAGATATATCAGATGTATGGAATCAGAAAACCAAACATACATGTCAGAGTTTCTTCTCCTGGGAATCTCTGAGAAGCCAGAGCAACAGATACCCCTCTTTGGGATATTCCTGAGCATGTACTTGGTCACTGTGTTTGGGAATGTTCTTATCATGCTGGCCATTGGCTCAGACTCCCACCTCCACACTCCAATGTACTTCTTTCTCTCCAATCTGTCCATGGTAGATCTCTATCTAGTTACTACCTTGGTACCCAAGATGCTGGTGAACATGTTAACACACAATAATGCTATCTCATATGCTGGATGCTTTGCTCAGAtgtacttcttccttttttttatttgtttagacAACTTACTCCTTACTGTCATGGCCTATGACCGCTTTGTGGCCATCTGTCACCCTCTACACTATGTCACTATAATGAGTCCACGGATTTGTAGCCTACTGATTCTGATCTCATGGACTATAAGTATTCTAAACTCCATTATCCAAATCCTGATGATGATGAGGCTGTCCTTCTGTACAGAACATGAAATTTCCCACTTTTTCTGTGATCTTAATGAAGTTATGAAGATTTCCTGTTCTGACACACTCATCAATACCATAGTAGTATATTTTGCAACTGGTCTCCTGGGTGTTCTCCCCCTCACAGGGATCCTTTTCTCTTACTCTCAGATATGCTCCTCAATATTAAAAGTGCCATCACGTGGAGGGAAATATAAAGCCTTTTCTACTTGTGGGTCTCACATCTGTGTGGTTTCATTATTCTATGGGACAGGTCTTGGAGTTTATCTGAGTTCTGCAACTACCCACTCCTCTAGGAATATCTCAATTGCCTCAGTGATGTATTCTGTGGTAACCCCAATGTTGAACCCCTTCATTTATAGCCTGAGAAATAAGGATATAAAGGATGCCCTGAAAAGGATCATTAGTGGAACAGCATCCTCTTAGTGACTGGACATGGCCCAAGGAATATGACATCAGTATCTGAGGTCAAGAGTCTAGTagataggggggcagctgggtggctcagtggattgagagccatacctagaAACAGGGtttaaatatagcctcagatatttctgttgtgtgaccctgaccctgggcaagtcatatagcccccattgcctagtccataccactcttctgccttagaaccaatacaccgtattgattctaagatgaaaattgagggggttttttaaaatgaaaaaaagtctgGCAGACTGAAATCTTGGATTCACAGTGTGAAATCCAATGGCTATCTTTGGTCCCACTTCAATGAATGTATAATCTCTTTGCTATCACTCATACAGTTTTTCATGATATCTATGTCAGGACTTTTTTGATGTTTCATTCTGATGTTTCATGACATATTCTATCATAACATCCATTCTTTCTAAAGAAACACTAGATATAGAGTTTGGAGAAAACTTTTTCTAGTCTTTGGACCATATTTTGCATACTTTGGATGAGGCACTCATTTTGTTTGAGcatcaatcttttcatttttttaaatggccatTAATGGAATTGTCTTATCATAAGACTAATTCCTGTCTGTGGATTAAATGAAATGATGGAAGAAAAAGCATGCAAAAAGTTGTAAAGTCCTATAAAATTTCAGAAACAAAAAGGAATTGGGGCAGAgggagttttcattttcattcatgctCCCTCCATCAGATACCTACTTTCCACTCCTTAGTTTCTCGTGTTGTTActccagcaaaaaaaaatcagtaactgTTTGCCAATATTTAATCTTTAAATGGTTTCTTAGACAACAGTATATCCCTGAGCATATTTACAAATCTTCTCCACTATGGCTCAAATCCTACCAGGGCCTGTGTTGTGCTTATCAAATTTCCAATTATCCATTGTAATCATCTAACATGATTAGACATTGGAACTATTTTTGTGAATGCATGAGGGGAAAGGATTTGATAGGAAGTAGCATTGTCTAGTGGATTAAGTAATTGACTTCTGATTAAAAAGAAGTGAGTTCAAACTCTGTATCAGATCCTCATATGCTGTGGGACCCTGAGTAAGTTACCTTACACCTTCTAATCTCTGTaaactaataaaaacaataatagataacatttatatagtactttgagggttgcaaagcactttagaaacaTCTCATATATtactatagtagtagtctctcggtaaccaataatgacaattgtctttgttcattttcatctatggtgtatagatgagtgtgcacaaagacacttgtgcgtgaaggaaatttaagtggaaaagtcgatgcacagaaacagtcccactctctcggcattggaagcctgggtccagtggcatgaaaaatcgttacacctggagacctcctcagctacattggatggccatgttgtcttttgtgctccaacacgccctaagcactccacagtgctttgctgcatcgccctgtCAGctgttgaaacttcttattggatTCTTCTGTCTGTTCATGCGAAGCAGTCTTCAaatgctggatgagcaaagccctggttcaccaggggtctacaatccaatggctaccctcacaaggtttagccggcctgtcgaagccattgcccggggtgtggccactgccgcatgctagcagctactgggagccacaagtgagagctgggtgtcaggtgaggatcagaggctggagagctgccctaggaggg
This sequence is a window from Monodelphis domestica isolate mMonDom1 chromosome 3, mMonDom1.pri, whole genome shotgun sequence. Protein-coding genes within it:
- the LOC100013064 gene encoding olfactory receptor 7D2, with protein sequence MYLVTVFGNVLIMLAIGSDSHLHTPMYFFLSNLSMVDLYLVTTLVPKMLVNMLTHNNAISYAGCFAQMYFFLFFICLDNLLLTVMAYDRFVAICHPLHYVTIMSPRICSLLILISWICVVSLFYGTGLGVYLSSATTHSSRNISIASVMYSVVTPMLNPFIYSLRNKDIKDALKRIISGTASS